From a region of the Rhipicephalus microplus isolate Deutch F79 chromosome X, USDA_Rmic, whole genome shotgun sequence genome:
- the LOC119161662 gene encoding uncharacterized protein LOC119161662, translating to MSVRLAVQLFSGSTASAMEFYSKQEGCQKLHNSAGTYDFTKQMNDLFDCLNSRRPQDVQYNEAEHIATLKANIKWLEDCCTYIESLPKQRQVCFLSKPTCGALRITLHSTVALIDRLLKSGFRYVLVGNLG from the exons ATGAGTGTCCGGCTTGCTGTTCAG CTTTTCAGCGGAAGCACGGCGTCTGCAATGGAGTTTTATAGCAAGCAAGAAGGCTGCCAAAAGCTACATAACTCCGCAGGTACATACGACTTCACGAAGCAGATGAACGATCTATTTGACTGCCTCAACTCAAGAAGACCACAGGACGTGCAATACAACGAAGCCGAGCACATTGCG ACATTGAAGGCGaacataaagtggctggaggattGCTGCACATACATAGAGAGCCTGCCGAAGCAGAGGCAGGTGTGCTTCCTTAGCAAACCAACTTGTGGTGCACTGAGGATAACGCTGCACAGCACGGTGGCCCTGATTGATCGACTCTTGAAGTCTGGCTTCCGTTATGTTCTAGTTGGAAACCTCGGCTAA